In Pecten maximus chromosome 10, xPecMax1.1, whole genome shotgun sequence, one genomic interval encodes:
- the LOC117336681 gene encoding ATP-dependent DNA helicase Q-like SIM, translating into MAAVIDDSLRQNLCDIFKIHELRPHQNRAIQALSEGKDVFIGTRTGSGKSLAYECYPLVSKGAIVLVIAPLVNIMSEQCKRLIDHGFKATYIGKDHHDDERIAEGYYDFVFGSPECFLDDTKWRNMLKSSVYQERLKLIVVDEAHTMIQWGESLKGEDPFRVCFSRIGELRSLCKKAQVLALTATSGPTQRRKIMKTLCFLPNNDVIVESPDRNNIKITTMCIPVTHDLEDTFRFLLNDLARLKENLPRHVIFCETIVNVSKVYSIFVKHFGQACEMINMYHSKTTEKVKEKIRNDLAVDGKIRILICTNSAGMGVNFYGLNNIIHYGLPREMDTFVQQMGRAGRDGNFAHELVLYTAHKKHLSRVEDDLVKLVKDESQCRHYGLCHAYATNHEQIEPKHNCCDVCQKILFGETEMLEMPLTSDSEEESEDK; encoded by the exons ATGGCTGCGGTCATAGACGACTCACTTCGACAGAATCTGTGcgatattttcaaaatacatgaaCTGAGACCACACCAAAACCGTGCAATTCAAGCTCTTAGTGAAGGAAAGGATGTGTTTATAGGTACCAGAACAGGAAGCGGCAAGTCGCTTGCATATGAATGCTATCCACTCGTCTCCAAAGGCGCTATTGTGCTAGTCATTGCTCCGTTAGTGAACATTATGTCAGAGCAATGCAAACGGTTGATTGACCATGGATTCAAGGCAACTTATATAGGCAAAGACCACCATGATGATGAGAGAATCGCAGAAGGGTATTATGATTTCGTGTTTGGAAGCCCAGAATGTTTTTTAGATGACACAAAGTGGCGCAACATGCTCAAATCGAGTGTTTACCAAGAGAGACTAAAACTGATTGTTGTTGATGAGGCCCATACCATGATACAATG GGGTGAGAGTTTGAAAGGAGAGGATCCGTTCAGGGTGTGTTTTTCAAGGATTGGAGAACTTCGTTCTTTATGCAAAAAAGCTCAAGTCTTAGCACTAACAGCAACTTCTGGTCCAACACAGAGGAGGAAAATCATGAAGACCCTTTGTTTCCTACCCAATAATGATGTGATTGTTGAATCGCCCGACAGAAATAACATCAAGATCACTACCATGTGTATTCCAGTTACTCATGACTTGGAAGACACTTTCCGATTCTTACTGAATGATCTTGCAAGATTAAAGGAAAATTTACCAAGGCATGTGATCTTTTGTGAAACAATTGTAAATGTTTCAAAGGTTTATTCAATCtttgtaaaacatttcggtCAGGCATGCGAAATGATAAACATGTATCATAGCAAAACAACAGAGaaagtaaaagaaaaaataagaaatgatTTGGCAGTAGATGGGAAAATTCGTATTCTGATATGCACAAATTCAGCTGGAATGGGTGTGAACTTTTATGGTTTAAACAACATCATTCACTACGGATTGCCACGAGAGATGGACACTTTTGTTCAACAGATGGGTCGAGCTGGACGAGATGGCAATTTTGCACATGAACTTGTTTTGTACACTGCCCACAAGAAACATTTAAGTCGCGTTGAAGATGACCTCGTGAAACTTGTGAAGGATGAGTCCCAGTGTAGACACTATGGCTTATGCCATGCCTATGCGACAAATCATGAACAAATTGAACCAAAACACAATTGTTGTGATGTGTGCCAGAAAATTT TGTTTGGTGAAACAGAAATGCTGGAAATGCCTTTGACAAGTGACAGTGAGGAAGAATCAGAGGACAAATGA
- the LOC117336682 gene encoding uncharacterized protein LOC117336682: protein MHKLDALRSEKITIISALKEKLKNARQIQKPPVTPVRSHKKRVMLHSPTPRKTKKALFKTPTKTRTTPDMTSISTSDTPKQMVMVHASGSTAIADNMPESRVKLKTSFSPNKVKVMFRTKKDSKIRAKVVQDGKSKQIIKNIAMHNSKDRTAKIIMESTLKEAVTKRVLKEIRNERTKLTSTLNMSVLRRNDSKSLGTFKFANLNTEIKIWAPFFHECISTIVKDSAIGTAVVSAISLKFHNKHMTAFQHVISQILDHSGATDETISILNKLGMCVSTSAMTRTKKELVERQLVHTKALMMEEKEELEAPSVHLSKILQDKVSDRPGYSSKFEKHHWTRRYPGS, encoded by the exons ATGCACAAGCTGGATGCTTTGAGATCTGAAAAAATAACTATCATCTCGGCTTTGAAGGAAAAACTTAAAAATGCCAGGCAAATACAAAAACCACCTGTAACACCAGTACGCAGTCACAAAAAACGAGTTATGTTACATTCGCCAACaccaagaaaaacaaaaaaagcgTTGTTTAAGACCCCTACTAAGACACGCACGACACCTGACATGACTTCCATAAGTACTAGTGATACTCCCAAGCAAATGGTCATGGTCCATGCATCGGGTTCGACGGCAATAGCAGACAATATGCCTGAGTCAAGAGTGAAGTTAAAGACATCATTTTCTCCAAACAAAGTGAAG GTCATGTTTAGAACAAAAAAAGACTCAAAGATAAGAGCAAAAGTGGTTCAGGATGGAAAGTCAAagcaaattatcaaaaatatagcAATGCATAATTCAAAGGACAGAACTGCTAAAATCATAATGGAGTCTACATTGAAGGAAGCTGTTACCAAAAGAGTCTTGAAAGAGATAAGAAATGAAAGAACCAAATTAACATCGACCCTGAACATGTCAGTGCTAAGAAGAAATGATAGCAAAAGTTTAGGAACATTCAAATTTGCAAATCTTAATACAGAAATCAAGATTTGGGCACCCTTTTTTCATGAATGTATCTCAACGATTGTGAAAGACTCTGCCATTGGAACAGCTGTTGTCTCTGCGATTTCATTGAAGTTTCATAATAAACACATGACTGCTTTTCAACATGTTATCAGCCAAATTTTGGACCATAGTGGAGCTACTGATGAg ACCATTTCTATTCTCAACAAACTTGGAATGTGTGTGTCTACATCTGCAATGACCAGAACAAAGAAGGAACTGGTGGAGAGACAGTTAGTCCATACCAAGGCGTTGATGATGGAGGAGAAGGAAGAACTTGAAGCTCCCTCAG TTCATTTATCAAAGATTCTACAAGATAAAGTCAGCGACAGACCAGGGTACTCTAGCAAATTTGAGAAACATCATTGGACGCGTAGATATCCAGGGTCCTGA